In Alosa sapidissima isolate fAloSap1 chromosome 11, fAloSap1.pri, whole genome shotgun sequence, a single window of DNA contains:
- the LOC121723603 gene encoding protein dachsous isoform X2 — protein sequence MLLLSGVLLLCKLLLLVITNYNAAATLCFGGQDVFTSVRENSPAGTLVANLSIEGDPETNEISLELTGDDADWFYLEEKSLRLNTTLDQVLDREIHGSVLKAAVSCYENDTIQSEYGIMVEILNENDNEPVFLEKTLQARNISELTAVNSVVFALRATDADGDTIIYKIDDSSPDAEYFKIDLPNSGQVLLNKPLDYESKIELHLRVFALEMNTKEHLNTTATLVVHVQDGDDHYPQFLPCAILPLSGGAHVCANPVYTTNITERDKDTVLDFYPGPVHAVDGDEGLNTPVVYSILSGADNGRFLINCTTGEITLTRPVENRLLTPSMRLRIMAAQVDDLKKYSVATAIVRVVAENRFPPQFQRLEYRAFVTETTSPASFVLTYGNELLILHATDQDFPNGMNPKIQYSLETETDLFSITKEGFLIARGNQPPPPYTHQLEVLATDLESGDVAKASISVTVLHRGQPVPHSPLGEDPHYGQGSPGRAVGVMGLCLILLGGAVCVLVRWLRRRKRRQDPADRASVAQGKHPNVVNHGRPVPLLDEVALHSEVLGNTDASQSSLHGRAGVYTITSNSTTYAAATTTTTPGSSAIRSNGKASEKPISKAVSFHDEVIIRAPDEVCEDVRDGGVNAHAVRVVNTHTTRGASTHSDKGATDIPLVSTSTASVKEEKYKAKDLAPPLSKSDAISTISSESRLASQSINQGDTTKAEPQTIINQVQPDQSNLEQSVPESTTQSSNHRPNKPDKSMPDDPTSVESKSDVAIPDRLTLATAEAEPSQEKRNLSPITESPCESPPQTSQDQASAEDKNQDPPQVHTRQKEESKPEEEESKPEQEESKPEQEESKPEEEESKPEEATRDESQQSASHTDDQTLPTRETDVAKGPGNNAEVQHKDSAEETCTNIPEPSTDAVELAGPSAPIPEPDSMTSSIHTQDETLPQDAKPSTGPSSEERTADLNTGTTTDTSGTESEVDAAVVDDSNQGGDLTEPGAEESAEANIKTQAADAASQERKIVPDIIITGTTDPEDEMDDTEEKFTKITNLDDDVTDVTSTDGQ from the exons ATGCTGCTCTTGAGTGGAGTGCTGTTGCTGTGtaaactgctgctgctggtcatCACCAACTACAAtgctgcag ccaCTCTGTGTTTTGGGGGGCAAGACGTGTTTACGTCGGTCAGAGAGAACAGCCCTGCAGGAACACTTGTGGCCAACCTCAGCATAGAAGGTGACCCAGAGACCAATGAGATCTCTCTGGAGCTCACCGGGGATGATGCTGATTGGTTCTACCTAGAGGAGAAAAGCCTCAGACTCAACACTACATTGGACCAAGTTCTTGACAGAGAG ATACATGGTTCTGTATTGAAGGCTGCTGTGAGCTGCTATGAGAATGACACAATTCAG AGTGAATACGGGATTATGGTGGAGATTCTCAATGAGAATGACAACGAACCAGTGTTCCTGGAGAAGACCCTTCAAGCTCGAAACATCAGTGAG CTGACTGCAGTAAACAGCGTAGTGTTTGCACTGCGGGCTACAGATGCAGATGGGGACACCATCATTTATAAAATTGATGATTCATCG CCTGATGCAGAGTACTTCAAGATTGACCTTCCCAATAGCGGTCAAGTGCTTCTCAACAAACCTCTGGACTATGAAAGCAAAATAGAACTGCATCTACGTGTCTTCGCTttg GAAATGAACACCAAAGAGCATCTCAACACCACAGCAACACTAGTGGTTCATGTGCAGGATGGGGATGaccattacccacaattccttCCGTGTGCTATACTGCCTCTGAGTGGTGgagcgcatgtgtgtgccaACCCTGTCTACACCACCAatatcacagagagagacaag GATACAGTATTGGACTTCTATCCTGGCCCGGTGCATGCAGTAGATGGGGACGAGGGTTTAAACACACCAGTGGTCTACAGTATCCtctcag gtgCTGATAATGGGAGGTTTTTGATCAACTGCACCACAGGAGAGATTACACTGACCAGACCAGTCGAGAACAGACTGCTCACTCCATCGATGAGGCTGAggatcatg GCTGCACAGGTAGATGACCTGAAGAAGTACAGCGTTGCCACGGCGATAGTGAGAGTTGTGGCAGAAAACCGTTTCCCTCCCCAGTTCCAGCGCCTGGAGTACCGTGCCTTTGTTACCGAGACTACAAGCCCCGCCTCCTTTGTCCTCACctatggcaatgagttgttgaTCTTACATGCTACTGATCAAGACTTCCCCAAt gggatgaACCCAAAGATCCAATACTCTCTGGAGACTGAGACCGATCTCTTCTCCATCACTAAGGAAGGATTTCTCATTGCCAGGGGAAACCAGCCTCCACCACCTTACACTCACCAGCtggag GTTTTGGCCACTGATTTGGAGTCAGGGGATGTGGCCAAGGCCTCTATTAGTGTGACAGTTCTTCATCGTGGTCAGCCAG TGCCCCACAGTCCGCTGGGCGAGGACCCCCACTATGGGCAGGGCTCGCCTGGGCGTGCGGTGGGCGTGATGGGGCTGTGTCTCATCCTGCTGGGgggcgctgtgtgtgtgctcgtccGCTGGCTCCGACGCAGGAAGCGAAGGCAGGACCCCGCAGACCGTGCCAGTGTGGCACAAGGAAAACACCCTAATGTG GTGAATCACGGGCGTCCAGTGCCACTCCTGGATGAGGTGGCGCTCCACAGCGAGGTGCTGGGCAACACTGACGCCTCACAGTCCTCCCTGCACGGCAGAGCGGGCGTCTACACCATCACCTCCAACTCCACCACATacgccgccgccaccaccaccaccacacctggCTCCTCCGCCATACGCTCCAATGGGAAGGCCTCAGAGAAGCCCATCAGCAAAGCAGTGTCCTTCCACGATGAGGTCATCATCAGGGCACCTGATGAGGTGTGTGAGGATGTCCGAGATGGAGGGGTGAACGCACATGCGGTTAGagtggtgaacacacacaccaccagaggtgccagcacacactcagacaaagGGGCGACAGACATACCCCTGGTCTCAACGTCTACCGCGAGCGTGAAAGAGGAGAAATACAAGGCCAAGGATCTAGCCCCACCTTTATCCAAGTCGGACGCCATCTCCACCATCTCCAGTGAGTCACGTCTGGCAAGTCAGAGCATAAACCAAGGAGACACAACAAAAGCTGAACCTCAAACAATTATAAATCAGGTACAGCCTGACCAATCTAATCTTGAGCAGTCTGTACCTGAGTCTACAACTCAATCAAGCAACCACAGACCAAATAAACCAGATAAGAGTATGCCCGATGACCCAACATCAGTTGAATCCAAATCAGACGTAGCAATCCCAGATAGGTTAACTTTAGCTACAGCAGAAGCAGAGCCCAGCCAAGAAAAACGGAACCTGAGTCCCATCACAGAAAGCCCATGCGAGTCTCCACCACAGACAAGCCAAGACCAGGCTTCAGCAGAGGACAAAAACCAGGACCCGCCTCAAGTGCACACGAGACAAAAGGAGGAGTCTAaaccagaggaggaggagtctaAACCAGAGCAGGAGGAGTCTAAACCAGAGCAGGAGGAGTCTAaaccagaggaggaggagtctaAACCAGAGGAGGCGACAAGGGATGAATCACAGCAAAGTGCGTCACACACAGATGATCAAACCCTGCCGACTCGAGAGACTGACGTAGCTAAAGGCCCAGGAAATAATGCAGAAGTACAACATAAAGATAGTGCGGAGGAGACGTGTACAAACATCCCCGAACCTTCAACAGATGCAGTAGAGCTGGCTGGTCCCAGCGCACCCATTCCTGAACCGGACTCCATGACCTCCTCCATACACACTCAAGACGAGACCCTCCCGCAGGATGCCAAACCCAGCACGGGGCCAAGCTCCGAGGAGAGAACTGCTGACCTTAACACAGGGACGACCACAGACACCAGTGGGACAGAGAGCGAAGTGGATGCTGCAGTAGTAGACGATAGCAACCAGGGTGGTGACCTTACAGAGCCCGGAGCAGAAGAGAGCGCTGAGgcaaatataaaaacacaggctGCCGATGCAGCAAGTCAAGAGAGGAAGATCGTGCCAGATATCATCATCACTGGCACCACAGACCCCGAGGACGAGATGGACGACACGGAGGAGAAATTCACAAAGATCACCAACCTGGATGATGACGTAACAGACGTGACCAGCACAGATGGTCAGTGA
- the LOC121723603 gene encoding protein dachsous isoform X1: MLLLSGVLLLCKLLLLVITNYNAAATLCFGGQDVFTSVRENSPAGTLVANLSIEGDPETNEISLELTGDDADWFYLEEKSLRLNTTLDQVLDREIHGSVLKAAVSCYENDTIQVSEYGIMVEILNENDNEPVFLEKTLQARNISELTAVNSVVFALRATDADGDTIIYKIDDSSPDAEYFKIDLPNSGQVLLNKPLDYESKIELHLRVFALEMNTKEHLNTTATLVVHVQDGDDHYPQFLPCAILPLSGGAHVCANPVYTTNITERDKDTVLDFYPGPVHAVDGDEGLNTPVVYSILSGADNGRFLINCTTGEITLTRPVENRLLTPSMRLRIMAAQVDDLKKYSVATAIVRVVAENRFPPQFQRLEYRAFVTETTSPASFVLTYGNELLILHATDQDFPNGMNPKIQYSLETETDLFSITKEGFLIARGNQPPPPYTHQLEVLATDLESGDVAKASISVTVLHRGQPVPHSPLGEDPHYGQGSPGRAVGVMGLCLILLGGAVCVLVRWLRRRKRRQDPADRASVAQGKHPNVVNHGRPVPLLDEVALHSEVLGNTDASQSSLHGRAGVYTITSNSTTYAAATTTTTPGSSAIRSNGKASEKPISKAVSFHDEVIIRAPDEVCEDVRDGGVNAHAVRVVNTHTTRGASTHSDKGATDIPLVSTSTASVKEEKYKAKDLAPPLSKSDAISTISSESRLASQSINQGDTTKAEPQTIINQVQPDQSNLEQSVPESTTQSSNHRPNKPDKSMPDDPTSVESKSDVAIPDRLTLATAEAEPSQEKRNLSPITESPCESPPQTSQDQASAEDKNQDPPQVHTRQKEESKPEEEESKPEQEESKPEQEESKPEEEESKPEEATRDESQQSASHTDDQTLPTRETDVAKGPGNNAEVQHKDSAEETCTNIPEPSTDAVELAGPSAPIPEPDSMTSSIHTQDETLPQDAKPSTGPSSEERTADLNTGTTTDTSGTESEVDAAVVDDSNQGGDLTEPGAEESAEANIKTQAADAASQERKIVPDIIITGTTDPEDEMDDTEEKFTKITNLDDDVTDVTSTDGQ, translated from the exons ATGCTGCTCTTGAGTGGAGTGCTGTTGCTGTGtaaactgctgctgctggtcatCACCAACTACAAtgctgcag ccaCTCTGTGTTTTGGGGGGCAAGACGTGTTTACGTCGGTCAGAGAGAACAGCCCTGCAGGAACACTTGTGGCCAACCTCAGCATAGAAGGTGACCCAGAGACCAATGAGATCTCTCTGGAGCTCACCGGGGATGATGCTGATTGGTTCTACCTAGAGGAGAAAAGCCTCAGACTCAACACTACATTGGACCAAGTTCTTGACAGAGAG ATACATGGTTCTGTATTGAAGGCTGCTGTGAGCTGCTATGAGAATGACACAATTCAGGTT AGTGAATACGGGATTATGGTGGAGATTCTCAATGAGAATGACAACGAACCAGTGTTCCTGGAGAAGACCCTTCAAGCTCGAAACATCAGTGAG CTGACTGCAGTAAACAGCGTAGTGTTTGCACTGCGGGCTACAGATGCAGATGGGGACACCATCATTTATAAAATTGATGATTCATCG CCTGATGCAGAGTACTTCAAGATTGACCTTCCCAATAGCGGTCAAGTGCTTCTCAACAAACCTCTGGACTATGAAAGCAAAATAGAACTGCATCTACGTGTCTTCGCTttg GAAATGAACACCAAAGAGCATCTCAACACCACAGCAACACTAGTGGTTCATGTGCAGGATGGGGATGaccattacccacaattccttCCGTGTGCTATACTGCCTCTGAGTGGTGgagcgcatgtgtgtgccaACCCTGTCTACACCACCAatatcacagagagagacaag GATACAGTATTGGACTTCTATCCTGGCCCGGTGCATGCAGTAGATGGGGACGAGGGTTTAAACACACCAGTGGTCTACAGTATCCtctcag gtgCTGATAATGGGAGGTTTTTGATCAACTGCACCACAGGAGAGATTACACTGACCAGACCAGTCGAGAACAGACTGCTCACTCCATCGATGAGGCTGAggatcatg GCTGCACAGGTAGATGACCTGAAGAAGTACAGCGTTGCCACGGCGATAGTGAGAGTTGTGGCAGAAAACCGTTTCCCTCCCCAGTTCCAGCGCCTGGAGTACCGTGCCTTTGTTACCGAGACTACAAGCCCCGCCTCCTTTGTCCTCACctatggcaatgagttgttgaTCTTACATGCTACTGATCAAGACTTCCCCAAt gggatgaACCCAAAGATCCAATACTCTCTGGAGACTGAGACCGATCTCTTCTCCATCACTAAGGAAGGATTTCTCATTGCCAGGGGAAACCAGCCTCCACCACCTTACACTCACCAGCtggag GTTTTGGCCACTGATTTGGAGTCAGGGGATGTGGCCAAGGCCTCTATTAGTGTGACAGTTCTTCATCGTGGTCAGCCAG TGCCCCACAGTCCGCTGGGCGAGGACCCCCACTATGGGCAGGGCTCGCCTGGGCGTGCGGTGGGCGTGATGGGGCTGTGTCTCATCCTGCTGGGgggcgctgtgtgtgtgctcgtccGCTGGCTCCGACGCAGGAAGCGAAGGCAGGACCCCGCAGACCGTGCCAGTGTGGCACAAGGAAAACACCCTAATGTG GTGAATCACGGGCGTCCAGTGCCACTCCTGGATGAGGTGGCGCTCCACAGCGAGGTGCTGGGCAACACTGACGCCTCACAGTCCTCCCTGCACGGCAGAGCGGGCGTCTACACCATCACCTCCAACTCCACCACATacgccgccgccaccaccaccaccacacctggCTCCTCCGCCATACGCTCCAATGGGAAGGCCTCAGAGAAGCCCATCAGCAAAGCAGTGTCCTTCCACGATGAGGTCATCATCAGGGCACCTGATGAGGTGTGTGAGGATGTCCGAGATGGAGGGGTGAACGCACATGCGGTTAGagtggtgaacacacacaccaccagaggtgccagcacacactcagacaaagGGGCGACAGACATACCCCTGGTCTCAACGTCTACCGCGAGCGTGAAAGAGGAGAAATACAAGGCCAAGGATCTAGCCCCACCTTTATCCAAGTCGGACGCCATCTCCACCATCTCCAGTGAGTCACGTCTGGCAAGTCAGAGCATAAACCAAGGAGACACAACAAAAGCTGAACCTCAAACAATTATAAATCAGGTACAGCCTGACCAATCTAATCTTGAGCAGTCTGTACCTGAGTCTACAACTCAATCAAGCAACCACAGACCAAATAAACCAGATAAGAGTATGCCCGATGACCCAACATCAGTTGAATCCAAATCAGACGTAGCAATCCCAGATAGGTTAACTTTAGCTACAGCAGAAGCAGAGCCCAGCCAAGAAAAACGGAACCTGAGTCCCATCACAGAAAGCCCATGCGAGTCTCCACCACAGACAAGCCAAGACCAGGCTTCAGCAGAGGACAAAAACCAGGACCCGCCTCAAGTGCACACGAGACAAAAGGAGGAGTCTAaaccagaggaggaggagtctaAACCAGAGCAGGAGGAGTCTAAACCAGAGCAGGAGGAGTCTAaaccagaggaggaggagtctaAACCAGAGGAGGCGACAAGGGATGAATCACAGCAAAGTGCGTCACACACAGATGATCAAACCCTGCCGACTCGAGAGACTGACGTAGCTAAAGGCCCAGGAAATAATGCAGAAGTACAACATAAAGATAGTGCGGAGGAGACGTGTACAAACATCCCCGAACCTTCAACAGATGCAGTAGAGCTGGCTGGTCCCAGCGCACCCATTCCTGAACCGGACTCCATGACCTCCTCCATACACACTCAAGACGAGACCCTCCCGCAGGATGCCAAACCCAGCACGGGGCCAAGCTCCGAGGAGAGAACTGCTGACCTTAACACAGGGACGACCACAGACACCAGTGGGACAGAGAGCGAAGTGGATGCTGCAGTAGTAGACGATAGCAACCAGGGTGGTGACCTTACAGAGCCCGGAGCAGAAGAGAGCGCTGAGgcaaatataaaaacacaggctGCCGATGCAGCAAGTCAAGAGAGGAAGATCGTGCCAGATATCATCATCACTGGCACCACAGACCCCGAGGACGAGATGGACGACACGGAGGAGAAATTCACAAAGATCACCAACCTGGATGATGACGTAACAGACGTGACCAGCACAGATGGTCAGTGA